DNA from Variovorax sp. PBL-H6:
CTGCACACCGCGGGGCTGGAAGACAGCACCCAGGTGATCTACACCTCCGACCATGGTGACAATCTGGGCGCGCGCGGCGTGTGGGGCAAGTCGACGCTGTACGAAGAGAGCGTGAAGGTGCCGATGCTGCTGGCCGGTCCGGGCGTCACGCCCTCGGTGTGCGACACGCCGGTCGACCTGCTGGATCTCTTCCCCACCATCCTCGAAGGTGCGGGGCTCGACCCGGCACCGGAGATGGCGGGGCGGCCTGGCCGCTCGCTGTACGAAGTGGCCGCGTCCGCGCCGGAGCCCGAGCGCCCGATCTTGAGCGAATATCACGCCGCCGGCAGCAACACGGGCGGCTTCATGCTGCGCAAGGGCCGCTGGAAGTATCACTACTACGTCGGCTTCCGGCCCGAGCTCTTCGACCTGCAGGACGATCCGGAAGAGCTGGCCGACCTCGCCGGCAGCGCGGCGCATGCGGATGTGCTGGAGGCCATGCACGAGGCGCTGCTGGCGATCTGCGACCCCGATGCGGTCGACCGCCAGGCGCAGGTCGACCAGGCGCGGCTGATCCAGCACTACGGTGGGCCGGATGCGGCGCACCGGCTGGGATCGTCCACGTCGACCCCGGTCAAGGTGTGAGGCACGCAACATGATCACGACCGGCATCGACGAGCGCTACCTGAAGGACTGGAGCGGCCTGCCGCACGGCATGCCGAGCGAGCTGCACCGGCCGACCACCACGGAGGAGGTCGCTGCCCTGGTGCGCCGCTGCCGCGACGAGAAGCGGCGCATTACCGTGCAGGGCGGCATGACCGGCCTGGCCGGCGGCGCGGTGCCTGGCGACGGCGACGTGGTGATCAATCTCGAGCGCATGAACCGCATCGAGGACATCGACGAGCTCGAAGGCGTGATGCAGGTCCAGGCCGGCGCCACGCTGCAGCAGGTGCAGGAAGCGGCGGCCGCACAGGGCTGGATGTTCGCGGTCGACCTGGGCGCGCGCGGCAGCTGCACGGTGGGCGGCAATGCGGCGACCAATGCAGGCGGCATCCGCGTCATCCGCTACGGAACCATGCGCGATTCGGTGCTGGGCGTCGAGGCGGTGCTGGCCGACGGCACGGTGGTGTCGTCGCTCACGCGGCTGGTCAAGAACAGCACGGGTTTCGATCCGCGCTTCCTTTTCATCGGCACCGAGGGCACGCTGGGCATCATCACTCGGCTCACGCTGCGGCTGCATCCGCCGATGGGGGAGGTGGCGGCGGCCTGGGTGACGGCCGCTCGCTTCGAGGCGCTGCCGGCATTGCTGCGCGCGCTCAAGAGCCGCATGGGGCCGGGGCTGTGCGCCTTCGAGTTCATGTCGGGCCGCTTCGTGCAAATGGCGTCGGAGCTCTGCAAGCAGGAGCCCCCGCTGGGCAGCGCGGCGCCCTGGCACGTGTTGATCGAGGCCGCCGGATCGGCCGGCCAGTCGATGGAAGACGAGCTGCAGTCGGCCCTGGCCGATGCGCTGGAGAACGAAGAGATCGCCAACTGCGCCTTCGCCGCCACGCTCGCCCACCGCGAGGCCTTCTGGCGCCTGCGCGAGTCGATTCCCGAGTTGCTGTCGCACCTCAAGCCCACGGCTGCGCTGGACATCGGCATGCCCTGGGCCGAGACGGCCGGCTACATCGGCGAGGTCGAGGCGGCCTTGCGGCAGCGCATTCCGTCGGCCGATCACCTGTTCCTCGGCCACCTTGGTGACAACAACCTGCACCTCATCAGCGGCCCGGTCGATGCACAGGCCCTGCACGAGGTCGACGAGATCGCCTACGGCGCGCTGCGCGGGCGCCGCGGAACTATCAGCGCCGAGCATGGCATCGGTCGCTTGAAGAAGGAGTTCCTGCAGGTGTCGCGCAGCCCGGCGGAAGTCGAGCTGATGCGTCGGCTGAAGCAGGCGCTCGATCCGGCCCGGTTGCTCAACCCCGGCCGCATATTCGATCAGAACGAAGGAGACATCGCATGCAACGCAGAACCGTCCTCGCTGGCCTAGGCGCCTCCCTGTTCGGGGGCATCGGCACGGCCTTCGCGCAGGGCTACCCCAACGCGCCCGTCAAGATGATCGTGCCCTATTCCGCCGGGGGCGGCATCGATGCGGTCGCCCGTCTGATGGCGCAAGGATTGGGCGAGGAGCTGAAGCAGAACTTCGTGGTCGACAACCGCGCGGGCGCCGGCGGCATGCTCGGTGCCGAGGCCGCGGCCAGGGCGGCGCCGGACGGCTACACCGTGCTGCTCGCGGGCAACCCCGAGCTGACCATCACGCCCTCTCTCCACGCCAGGATGTCGTATGCGCCGCTGACCGACTTCACGCCGGTGGCGCTGGTGTCCCAGTCGCCCAACCTGCTGGTTGCCAACGCGTCGCTGGGCGCGAAGACGTTGCGCGAGGCGCTCGATGCGGCGCGCAAGACATCGGGCGGCATCACCATCGGCACCCCCGGCAACGGCACGCCGCAGCACATCGCGGTGGAGCTGATGCGCTCGCAGACGGGCCTGGACATCGTGCACGTGCCCTACAAGGGCGCCGCGCCGGCAACGGTCGGGGTCCTGGGCGGCGAGGTGTCCTTCGCGCTGGTGGGCGCGCCGCCGCTGCTGTCGCACCTCGCGACGGGGAAGCTGCTGGCGCTGGCGGTGACGCAGCCGAAGCGCTCGCCGCTCGTGCCTGCGGTGCCGACGGTGGGCGAGGCGTTGGGCATCATGCGTGACGAGGACTTCGTCGCGTGGTACGGGGTGCTGGTGCCTGCGCGCACGCCGGCGGAGATCGTCCAGCAGCTGGAGAAGGCCGCCTTTGCGGTGCTTCAGCGGCCCGACACGCGCACCAAGCTCACCGCGCTGGGCACCGACCTGGTCGCGATGCGCGGCAAGGAGTTTGCCGAGCGCATGCGTGCGGAGACGAAGCAGTACGGGGACATCATCAAGCGGTTTGCGATCAAGGCGACGTGAGGCGCGCAGCCTCAAGCATTCGCAAGCCTGCTGCGGTGAGAAAACGCGGCGCGCCCTCGGCCGCATAGCGCTCGGCGGCTGCAGATCAGGCGCGGAAAAGTCCGTTCGTGACCCAAGTGGCGAAGCCGGGCCGGAAGCACGTTCATGCGCCCGCTCCACTGCGCTTGGCGGCGTGGTAGCGGCCGGTGCCGCGCGTGACCACCGTATCGGCAGGCAGTACCTCCCCCGGCTCGAAGTCGTTGGCGCCGCCGACCCGCTCGTACAGCGGAGCGAAGTCGATGTGCGCCAGCCGCAGCAGGTCGTCCAGATGGTCCAGCACGAAGTAGCTTTCCTGGAAGTCGTCGATGCGGTAGCGGGTGCGCATCACGCGCTCGAGGTCGAAGCCGATCCGGTTGGGCGAGGCATCCTCGACGCTGAAGAGCGTCTCCGTTGCCGAGGAGGCGATGCCAGCGCCGTAGATTCGCAAGCCATCGGGCTGCTTCACGAGCCCGAATTCGACGGTGTACCAGTACACGCGCGCGAGCTTTTCAAGCACGCCCATGCGCTTCGCTCGCAGACCGCCTTCGCCGTAGGCCTGGATGTAGTCGGCGATCACCGAGTTCATCAGCATGGGAACGTGGCCGAACACGTCGTGAAATACGTCGGGCTCCTCCAGGTAGTCCAGCTCGGATGGCTTGCGGATGAAGTTCCCCGCCGGAAAGCGACGGTTTGCCAGGTGCTCGAAGAAGACGTCGTCGGGAACCAGTCCGGGCACGGCAACGACCTGCCAGCCTGTGCGCTTCATCAGCGTCTCGGACAACTGCTCGAAATGCGGGATCTGATCGGGCCCGATCGGCAGGTTCTGCATGCCGCGGACGAACTCGTCGCATGCGCGCCCGGGCAGCAGCTTGCTTTGCCGCTCGAACAAGGTCTTCCACACCGCGTGTTCCTGCGGCGTGTACCTGTCCCACCCTTGGTCGATCGTCCAGTTCGGCCGCACGGGCTGTTCGGTGCCGGCCGCCAGGCCGTGCCTGGTGATTTCCTTCAATTGTTGGAGCATCGTGCTACCTCGGGATCAATGCACGGCAGCCTGCGTCATGAAGCCGATTGCCTGCGCGAAGTCGTGAAACACGAACTCGCGCTTCAAGGTCCCGCCGCGTTCGGGGCTCAGCTTCCATTGCGGCAGGCCCGCCAGAAGAGGATCGAGCTGGTGCGCGTCGAGCTTCTGGGCAGCTTCGGTCGCGCGCGTCATGCCGCATCCTTCTCGACTTGCAGCACGCCACGGCGGATCTGGTCGCGCTCCAGGGACTCGAACAGCGCCTTGAAGTTGCCGTTGCCGAAGCCCTCGTCGCCGGCGCGCTGGATGAACTCGAAGAACACCGGGCCCAGCAGCGTCTCGCTGAAGATCTGCAGCAGCAGGCGTTGCTGACCATTGCCGGTGTCGCCATCGAGAAGAATGCCCCGGGCCTGCAGTTGCGGGACGGGTTGACCGTGGCCGGGCAGCCGCTGTTCCAGCATCTCGTAGTAGATGTCATTCGGGGCTGTCATCAGCGGCACGCCGGCCATCTGCAACTGGTCCACCGTCTCGATCAGGTTGTCCGTCGACAGGGCGATGTGCTGGATGCCCTCGCCGCTGAACTTCATCAGGAATTCTTCGATCTGGCCCGAGGTCTTGCCGGCCTCCTCATTGAGCGGGATGCGGATCAGGCCGTCCGGCGCGGTCATGGCCTTGGAGGTCAGGCCGGTGTATTCACCCTTGATGTCGAAGTAGCGGATCTCGCGGAAGTTGAACAGCCGCTCGTAGAAGGCGGCCCAGTGGGCCATGCGGCCGCGGTAGACGTTATGCGTGAGATGGTCCATCACCTTGAGGCCCACGCCCTTCGGGTGCCGGTCGACACCCGGCAGGAACTCGAAATCGATGTCGTAGATCGACTTGCCGTCCTCGAAGCGGTCGATCAGGTAAAGCGGGGCGCCGCCGATGCCCTTGATGGCGGGCAGGCGCAGTTCCATCGGACCGGTGGGCACTTCGACGGGCTGCGCCCCGAGCTCCAGCGCCCGGGCATAGGCCTTGTGGGAATCCTTGACACGAAAGGCGAGCGCGCAGGCCGCGGGGCCGTGCTCCGCTGCGAAGTAGCCGGCCAGGCTCTTGGGCTCACGGTTGACGACGAAATTGATGTCGCCCTGGCGGTAGAGCACCACATCCTTCGACCGGTGCTTCGCGATGAGGGAGAAGCCCATCTTCTTGAACAAGGGCTCCAGCAGGTTGGCGTCGGGCGACGCGAATTCGACGAACTCGAATCCGCACAGTCCCATGGGGTTGTCAAACAGGTCGGCCATGTCTCTTTGCTCCGGTGAAGTGGGGTTCTGCATGAATGGTTCACTGTAGGCACTTCGGCCTGCAGTTATCGTGCAGATCAGCGGCAAGGATCGGATTCGACGCACGAATCATGCAACAATGGGCGAGTGGAAGACTCAGTCGAACTGGACGCGATGGATCAGCGCATTGTTGCTGCGCTGCAGCGGAGCGGTCGCCTGTCCTACGAGGAGTTGGGCGGCAAGGTGGGCCTTTCTGCATCCGCTACCTTGCGCCGGGTCAAGCGCCTGGAAGACGCCGGCGTGATCGCGGGCTACGTGGCCCTGGTGCGCGCGCGGCGCATCGGCCTGGGCCTTACTGCCTACATCAACGTGCGCATGGAAAAGCAGAGCGGCCGCGAGAAGCGCAATCCGATGGACCTGTTCGCCGTGGCCGTGGAGACCTGGCCCGAAGTGGTGGAGTGCGTGTCTCTCACGGGAGAAATGGACTTCCTGCTGAAGGTGGTAGTGGCCGACATGGACCACTACACCCGGTTTGTCATGGACACGCTGCTCAAGCATCCCAGCGTGCAGGATTGCCGCACGAGCTTCGTCATGCGGCCGTTCAAGAGCAACTTGAGCTGGGTCTGAAAGGCGCAGCGTCCAGTCCGTCGTCGCTATCGAGGTATTCCTGGATGGCTTGACTCACGACCCAGGGTCCGAAGGAAGAAATCGGCAATTCGCGAATTGAGTGTGGGTACCACCCGTCCCCGGTCAAAATCAGGCGGGTCACTCAGGAGGCGTTGCGCCACGCTGCCAGCCTCCAACGGAGGCATTGGCGAGAGCATCGCACCATGGCCACCTTCCGGCAGGCGCATGACGACTTCGCAGCGAGGTTCACATGCAGCAAGGATTGCTTCCGCGTGGAAGCGAGGCACCTGGTTGATGTCTTTTTCCGCAATCACGAGCCCGAGGGCAGTCGTAGGTTGCTTCAAGCTTTCGGGATCGAAGTCCGCGCCGAATGGAACCATGGCCAGCACGGACCTGATTCGCGGGTCGAAGCCGCCTTGAACTGTGTCGTCGGAGAAACGCGCCGCGATGACGGACTTAGCCAGCCAAATCTTTGGGCCGTCCAGCCAGTTGCCCTTGAGTAGCGTGAAGAAACCGACGCACGATGAGAAGTCGTCTCGAATGTGCTCTTCGCAATGGTTCCTGAAGCGCGCCTTTGACCATTTCCCGCCCGCTAAGGACAAAGCCGTATGTCCACCAGCAGACCCTCCAAGCATGCCTACCGAATCAAGGCGCAGCGTCGCTGCCAGTGGCTTGCTACCGGCTACAGCATCGATTGACCGAGAGACTTCGATGGGCCGTTTGATCCAGCTCGCAGGCCCTGGCTCCGATGGGTCAAGATAGTTGTCGCCTTCGTGCTGAGGCATGGCGACCGTGAATCCCCTCTGCACCAATACCCGCGCCAAGTCCACATGCACCCAAGGGCTGCCACCCGAGCCGTGCGAGATCACGATGAGGTGTCCATTGCCCTTCAACACGTGGCCGTTGGCAGCCCACGACAGCCTGAACGGCCCCTGCATGAAAGGCGCCTCAGTGTCGGACGACGGATAAAAGACAGTGACGAGACCGCCGCCGGGTTGTGGCAACTGCATGAAGCCCAGTGTGGGCAACTGCGCATGCCCCAGCTGCCCGAATGCGAGTAGGCACAGACCTATGGTCAACGGCAGAGAACGTCGGACGACGGCTTTCCAGATTGCCGCGGAATCGATGGCGACGAGGAAGCTGGAAGCAGCAATGAACGAGAGAATTCTTGCTGCATTTCGGAGTGGTGTCATGTCTCAGGCGTTTTCAGGGGTTAGGGCGCCGGCAAGGCACATGTGGATTGTGATGACGTCGAGTTCATTGCAACTCCGCGTAGAACCATAAGCCTTTTAGGAGACGGCAATCAGCAAGCCCGAAGCACTTACCATGGTCTCTGGCATGCCAGAGTACGTCCGCAACCGATGAACAGGAGAGCCTTGCGATGACCATCACCATGACCGCCTTCGAACGATCGCCCGATGGCGGCAAGGGTTTGGCGCGCGACACGCGCGTTCGGTGGGCGCTCGAAGAAGTCGCCCAGCCTTACGAGGTTCGTCTCGTTTCTTTCCGTGCAATGAAGGAACCCGCCCACCTGGCCCTTCATCCTTTCGGCCAGATTCCCACTTATGAGGAAGGCGATCTCACCCTGTTCGAGACGGGCGCGATCGTCCTGCATCTCGCCGAGCGGCATGCGGGCCTGTTGCCGGACGATGCGAATGCGCGTGCACGTGCAATCACGTGGATGTTCGCTGCGCTCAACACCGTAGAGCCGGTGATTCTCGACCTCGTCACCGCGAGAATCCTGGAGCGCGACAAGTCGTGGAGCAAGGAGCGCCTGCCTCTGGTGGTGGATCGCATCCGCGATCGGCTGGGCCAGCTTGCTGCTCGCCTCGGCGATGCCGAATGGCTCGACGGCGGTTTCAGCGCGGGCGACCTGATGATGGTGTCGGTGCTGCTCAGGCTGAGGCCTTCGGGCATCCTCGACGAATTCCCAAGCCTGGCAGCCTATGTCGCGCGCGGGGAAGCGCGGCCCGCATACAAGCGCGCATTCGCCGCGCAATGGGCGGTCAACGCCGGCCGGCCATCCCCGGGCTGATGGGGCAGTTCATGGGCCCTGAGCCCAATCGCTCCAGCTTCTGCAACTCCGCAGTGCAGAACTCGGGGGACCGCACGCACCCGAACGCCATGGCCTCGCTGGCAAACCGGCTCGCCGCGTCGGGCAGCGCATCCCGGCCTTGCAGTCGAAATGAAATCGGCGCGAGCGGGCCGAAGAGCAGGGCACGCTGCAGCCCAGGCCAGCGTTCCAGGTCGGGCTCCACGCCGGCGGCGCGCGCGAACAGCAACGCCATCAGGTTCATCTTCGTTTTCCGCGGCTTGTCGCCAAGGGCGCGACATTCGGCAAGGCCCAGATGCATCGCTTCGGGCGTCGGAAATGCGATGGCGCCGCTCCAGACGTAAGCCAGCCATCGCGCCTGTAGTTCAAGCGGTGGGAACATCGGCCCGGACTGGTCCCACATGCCCACGAATGCCAGGCCCGGCAGTTCCGGATGGAAGGTGTGCTTGTACAGGTCGAGGCGCTGTGCAGCCATGTCGAGCGTGCGGCGGATCGGTTCGCTCAGGAACGGCAGACGCAGTTCGAAGCCCGTGCCGAAGAGAATGCCGTCGAACGCCTCGGTTCGCCCGTCGACGAAGCGGACCTGCGTGCCATCGACACGGTCGAACCACGGACGCACCTCGATGCGGCCTTCTGCGACCAGCGGGAGATAGTGCTGGCTGAGCGTCAGGCCAGCGTCGAAGATGCTGTCGGCGGGCTTGGGTGCGCCGTACTGTTCGGGGCTGCCCACCGCATCGAGCACCAGTTCCTTCAGCATCGCACCGAACTCGGCGGGTGGCAGCGACTCTTCTGCCAGGGCCTGGTAGCGCGTGAACACGCGATGGTCGGACGGGACCCCGGCGATCAGCTTGGGAAGCACGTAGCGCTGTCGCCGGTTGCAGACGACGACGCGGTCCGCGCCGAGCATGCAGAGATCGCCGGCGATTTCGAGGGCGCTGATGGCACAGCCCGCCACGAGAACGCGCTTGCCTCGGTATCGCTCCGGGTCCTTGTAGGCGCTGGTATGCGCCACGCCGGCATCGCCTGCGAACGACTCCAGGCCCGCCACCTGGGGAACGCACGCCTGCTGGAACCGGCCGCTGGCGACCACGACCTTCTCGAAGACTTCCTCCCGAGCGCCGTGCCGAACCGCCCATCCGCCGGGTGCTGCACGGATCTCGCGCACGGGCGTACCCAGACGAGTCCGGCCGGGCAGCCCGAAACTGCCCGCATATCGCTGGAGGTATTCGCCGATCTCGCGGTTCGAGGGGTAGGTGGCCAGCCCCGGCGCGTGCGGCAGGTCGCTGAATTGCGTGAGCACGCGGCTGGTGTTCGTGCGCATGGACGGCCATACGCCGCTGCAACTCGCGTCGCCACTCCACTGGCCGCCCGGCATCGCCGCCTGCTCGAACAGGACGGGCGCGAAGCCTTCGGATTGAAGGTAGCGCGCGGCGACCAACCCGCCGGGCCCGGAACCGATGACTGCAACTTTTTGCATTGCTTTCCCTCCTGGGCGCATTCTCGACGCGGCACGCCTGTCCGGGATCTGCAACTGCCCTGCCTTAGCCCGCTCTGTCTCCGCTGTCGCGGGAATCCGTCCTTTTCGCACGCAGCACCCAATGCGCCATCAGCAGCCAACCGGTGGCCCATGCGGCCCCGAGCGCCCAGCCCGCCAGCACATCCGTCGCCCAGTGCACCCCCAGCGCCACGCGGCTCACGCCCACCAGGAAGGTCGCCACGGCGGCCATCGCCAGAATGAACACGCGCTCCACCCGGCGGCTGCGCGTGTTCGCCAACAACGCCCCGAGCGTGAGGAACACGATCGCCGACATGCTCGCGTGCCCGCTCGGAAAGCTCATGCCCCACGCCGCATGATCGGCAAAGGCGAGGTCGGGCCGCAGGCGCCCGAAAGCGGGCTTGAGCAGCAGGTGGATCAGCACGGCACCAGCCGCCGTAGAAGCGGCCACCAGGACCGCGGAGGTGCGCGCCGAAAGCAGCGCCAGGTAGATCACGGTGGCGACGACCAGAAAGCTCAGCACCACGGCGCTGCCCAGGCCGCTCAGGTCTCGCATGACCACGCCGAAGCGCGGGTGTGCCGACCTGATGCGCTCGGCGGCCTCGAGCAGTTGCATGTCGAGGCTGTGGGTGTCGCCCTCGAGCACTTCGCTGGCCAGGAGCGAAAACGCCAACAGCAACAACACGACGCCCAACCCGGCGACGAGCGGCAAGACCAGCGTGCGCAGGGCAGCGAAGGGGCGCGACCCCAGGCGCACTGCGAGAGCTCGGCGAAGAGGCATGGGTCGGGTTGCGCGGGGCCCCGCGGACTCTCCCGCGGAAGGGGGAGGGCGTTGTTCGGGTTGGCGGTCGTCTGGAGGCATCTGCGCATCGTGACGCAATCCGATGCAGGCGAGTGTCAGTCCAAAGCGCCGCCGCATGCAACGGGGTCCCGCCCCGGAGCACTGCCTCAGTTGAGCGCGGCTCCCCGGTACTCGGCGAGCTCGGTCCGCTGGAACTCGCCCACCGGCAGCCGGCGGTCCTCCAGCCCCGGAAAGCGCCCGACGACCTCGCCGCGCTCCCGCACCCAGCAGCCCTTCACGGTCTCGCTGCCCCACCAGGTCAGGTAGGCGACGCGGGCGAGGCCCTCGCAATCGCCCTGGGCATCCGTGAGGCTCATCACGTCGAAATCGGCGCCGTTGGTGGTGTAGAGGATGCCCGGCTGCAAGTTGCAGGCTGCGAGCAGCGCGCAGCCCAGCGCGAGCGCGGGTACGGAAACTGGTGACTTCATGTCGTGCTCCCTCGCGGCCGAACCCTCGACCGCGTGAGCCGATTGGGCCCCGGCGCGGCCCGGCCGTCATCCTCCGGGAGGACGAGAACACGAGCGGGGCAGGCGCCGGCGGACACAAGGAAGGGGATGACCCCCTACAACGTGTTTGGCCGACAAGCCTTAAATTCGGCGCCTATTTGATTTATTTTTTATAACGTCTTTTGGAACTGGAAATGAGCGCAAGCACCCTGCCACGCGGCGGCGGCAACCACCATGAGCATGAGGACCGGCTGCTCAAAATGGGCGTGCCCGGCCTCGACGACGTGCTCGGCGGGGGGCTCACCGCCCACCGGCTCTACCTTCTGGAGGGGGCGCCTGGCGCGGGCAAGACGACTGTGGCGATCCAGTTCCTGCGCGAGGGGGTCGCCAATGGCGAGGCGGTGTTGTACATCACCCTTTCGGAAACGATGCAAGAGCTGCAGGGCGTGGCGAGCTCGCATGGCTGGGACCTCACCGGCATCGAGGTGCGGGAAATGCTGCCGTCGCAGGACGCACTGGAGCCAGACGACCAATACACGATGTTTCACCCCTCGGAGGTGGAGCTCGGCGAGACCACCATCAGGATCCTGGCCGACGTCGACAAGATCAAGCCCAGCCGGGTGGTGTTCGACTCGCTCTCCGAGCTGCGCCTGCTGGCGGGCGGGTCGCTGCGCTACCGCCGGCAGATCCTGGCGCTCAAGCAGTTCTTCACCGGCCGGCAATGCGCGGTCCTGCTGCTGGACGACCTCACGGCCACGGACCAGGACCTGCAGGTGCAGAGCATCGCGCACGCGGTGATCCGGCTGGAGCAGCTCAACCCCGAGTACGGCACATCGCGCCGGCGGCTGGTGGTCACCAAGTACCGCGGCAAGGAGTTCCGCGCGGGCTATCACGACTACAAGATCACCCGCGGCGGGCTGCAGGTGTTTCCGCGGCTGGTCGCCTCGGAGCACGCGCTGCCGGTGCAGCAGACGCGCATGGCCAGTGGGCTGCCCGCGCTCGATGAGTTGCTCGGTGGTGGCATCGAGAGGG
Protein-coding regions in this window:
- a CDS encoding glutathione S-transferase family protein, coding for MTITMTAFERSPDGGKGLARDTRVRWALEEVAQPYEVRLVSFRAMKEPAHLALHPFGQIPTYEEGDLTLFETGAIVLHLAERHAGLLPDDANARARAITWMFAALNTVEPVILDLVTARILERDKSWSKERLPLVVDRIRDRLGQLAARLGDAEWLDGGFSAGDLMMVSVLLRLRPSGILDEFPSLAAYVARGEARPAYKRAFAAQWAVNAGRPSPG
- a CDS encoding Lrp/AsnC family transcriptional regulator, producing the protein MEDSVELDAMDQRIVAALQRSGRLSYEELGGKVGLSASATLRRVKRLEDAGVIAGYVALVRARRIGLGLTAYINVRMEKQSGREKRNPMDLFAVAVETWPEVVECVSLTGEMDFLLKVVVADMDHYTRFVMDTLLKHPSVQDCRTSFVMRPFKSNLSWV
- the hppD gene encoding 4-hydroxyphenylpyruvate dioxygenase; the protein is MADLFDNPMGLCGFEFVEFASPDANLLEPLFKKMGFSLIAKHRSKDVVLYRQGDINFVVNREPKSLAGYFAAEHGPAACALAFRVKDSHKAYARALELGAQPVEVPTGPMELRLPAIKGIGGAPLYLIDRFEDGKSIYDIDFEFLPGVDRHPKGVGLKVMDHLTHNVYRGRMAHWAAFYERLFNFREIRYFDIKGEYTGLTSKAMTAPDGLIRIPLNEEAGKTSGQIEEFLMKFSGEGIQHIALSTDNLIETVDQLQMAGVPLMTAPNDIYYEMLEQRLPGHGQPVPQLQARGILLDGDTGNGQQRLLLQIFSETLLGPVFFEFIQRAGDEGFGNGNFKALFESLERDQIRRGVLQVEKDAA
- a CDS encoding Bug family tripartite tricarboxylate transporter substrate binding protein yields the protein MQRRTVLAGLGASLFGGIGTAFAQGYPNAPVKMIVPYSAGGGIDAVARLMAQGLGEELKQNFVVDNRAGAGGMLGAEAAARAAPDGYTVLLAGNPELTITPSLHARMSYAPLTDFTPVALVSQSPNLLVANASLGAKTLREALDAARKTSGGITIGTPGNGTPQHIAVELMRSQTGLDIVHVPYKGAAPATVGVLGGEVSFALVGAPPLLSHLATGKLLALAVTQPKRSPLVPAVPTVGEALGIMRDEDFVAWYGVLVPARTPAEIVQQLEKAAFAVLQRPDTRTKLTALGTDLVAMRGKEFAERMRAETKQYGDIIKRFAIKAT
- a CDS encoding 4a-hydroxytetrahydrobiopterin dehydratase — translated: MTRATEAAQKLDAHQLDPLLAGLPQWKLSPERGGTLKREFVFHDFAQAIGFMTQAAVH
- a CDS encoding FAD-binding oxidoreductase, whose amino-acid sequence is MITTGIDERYLKDWSGLPHGMPSELHRPTTTEEVAALVRRCRDEKRRITVQGGMTGLAGGAVPGDGDVVINLERMNRIEDIDELEGVMQVQAGATLQQVQEAAAAQGWMFAVDLGARGSCTVGGNAATNAGGIRVIRYGTMRDSVLGVEAVLADGTVVSSLTRLVKNSTGFDPRFLFIGTEGTLGIITRLTLRLHPPMGEVAAAWVTAARFEALPALLRALKSRMGPGLCAFEFMSGRFVQMASELCKQEPPLGSAAPWHVLIEAAGSAGQSMEDELQSALADALENEEIANCAFAATLAHREAFWRLRESIPELLSHLKPTAALDIGMPWAETAGYIGEVEAALRQRIPSADHLFLGHLGDNNLHLISGPVDAQALHEVDEIAYGALRGRRGTISAEHGIGRLKKEFLQVSRSPAEVELMRRLKQALDPARLLNPGRIFDQNEGDIACNAEPSSLA
- a CDS encoding flavin-containing monooxygenase, which translates into the protein MQKVAVIGSGPGGLVAARYLQSEGFAPVLFEQAAMPGGQWSGDASCSGVWPSMRTNTSRVLTQFSDLPHAPGLATYPSNREIGEYLQRYAGSFGLPGRTRLGTPVREIRAAPGGWAVRHGAREEVFEKVVVASGRFQQACVPQVAGLESFAGDAGVAHTSAYKDPERYRGKRVLVAGCAISALEIAGDLCMLGADRVVVCNRRQRYVLPKLIAGVPSDHRVFTRYQALAEESLPPAEFGAMLKELVLDAVGSPEQYGAPKPADSIFDAGLTLSQHYLPLVAEGRIEVRPWFDRVDGTQVRFVDGRTEAFDGILFGTGFELRLPFLSEPIRRTLDMAAQRLDLYKHTFHPELPGLAFVGMWDQSGPMFPPLELQARWLAYVWSGAIAFPTPEAMHLGLAECRALGDKPRKTKMNLMALLFARAAGVEPDLERWPGLQRALLFGPLAPISFRLQGRDALPDAASRFASEAMAFGCVRSPEFCTAELQKLERLGSGPMNCPISPGMAGRR
- the phhA gene encoding phenylalanine 4-monooxygenase; this encodes MLQQLKEITRHGLAAGTEQPVRPNWTIDQGWDRYTPQEHAVWKTLFERQSKLLPGRACDEFVRGMQNLPIGPDQIPHFEQLSETLMKRTGWQVVAVPGLVPDDVFFEHLANRRFPAGNFIRKPSELDYLEEPDVFHDVFGHVPMLMNSVIADYIQAYGEGGLRAKRMGVLEKLARVYWYTVEFGLVKQPDGLRIYGAGIASSATETLFSVEDASPNRIGFDLERVMRTRYRIDDFQESYFVLDHLDDLLRLAHIDFAPLYERVGGANDFEPGEVLPADTVVTRGTGRYHAAKRSGAGA
- a CDS encoding alpha/beta hydrolase family protein, with the protein product MTPLRNAARILSFIAASSFLVAIDSAAIWKAVVRRSLPLTIGLCLLAFGQLGHAQLPTLGFMQLPQPGGGLVTVFYPSSDTEAPFMQGPFRLSWAANGHVLKGNGHLIVISHGSGGSPWVHVDLARVLVQRGFTVAMPQHEGDNYLDPSEPGPASWIKRPIEVSRSIDAVAGSKPLAATLRLDSVGMLGGSAGGHTALSLAGGKWSKARFRNHCEEHIRDDFSSCVGFFTLLKGNWLDGPKIWLAKSVIAARFSDDTVQGGFDPRIRSVLAMVPFGADFDPESLKQPTTALGLVIAEKDINQVPRFHAEAILAACEPRCEVVMRLPEGGHGAMLSPMPPLEAGSVAQRLLSDPPDFDRGRVVPTLNSRIADFFLRTLGRESSHPGIPR
- a CDS encoding phosphatase PAP2 family protein, with protein sequence MPLRRALAVRLGSRPFAALRTLVLPLVAGLGVVLLLLAFSLLASEVLEGDTHSLDMQLLEAAERIRSAHPRFGVVMRDLSGLGSAVVLSFLVVATVIYLALLSARTSAVLVAASTAAGAVLIHLLLKPAFGRLRPDLAFADHAAWGMSFPSGHASMSAIVFLTLGALLANTRSRRVERVFILAMAAVATFLVGVSRVALGVHWATDVLAGWALGAAWATGWLLMAHWVLRAKRTDSRDSGDRAG